In the Ochotona princeps isolate mOchPri1 chromosome 29, mOchPri1.hap1, whole genome shotgun sequence genome, cctgtgtggaagatccaatagaagctcctggctttggatcagctcagctctggccatttggagatgaCCCactagatgaaaaatctctctgctgctgctcttgctgcttttttcctacaaatctgcctttcaaataaaaataaatctaaaaagaaaaaaaaaggactcaaCGTTCTATGTTCTCAAGTATGAAAAACATActtcataaaaatgcattttaaaaaatagaaaagtaaaacTTTAGGAGGAAGGAAATACTCCCAAAATGCTAATTTACAACTTCCCTGAAGGCAGGATTACCATGGGTGAGCCatatgttttttcctttttttgtaaagcagtggtttttttgtttcccaagagatttattcacttattttatttgaaagatgagaacTAATAGTCCATCTGCagcttctctctccaaatgcttaCATACAGCTGGGGCCGGCtttggccagagccaggaacctgggactcctTCTAGAACTTCCATGTGGATGTGGATGGTGGGaaccaagtacttaggtcctcaTAATGTGCTGGCAGGAAACTGGGGTCCAGAGTGGAGTCAGAACCTGAACTCAGGGACTCTGCAACAGGATGCTGACGCTGCGGGTACCTGCAACATCATAGCTCTGGCcccatgtgtattttttttttaaaggtttgtttttatacagaaaggagagacagaggaggaagattttccgtccgttggttcattccccaagtggccgcacagctggagctgagccaatctgaatccaggaaccaggaaccaggaacttcttccagatctcccacaccagtgcagggttccaaggctttgggatgtccttgactgctttcccagaccactggtagggagctggatgggaagaggggctgctaggacacaaactggcaccatatgggatcctggcatgttgaaggcgaggactttagtcactaggctaccatcccGGCTCCTGCTCTGggcatgtgtattttaaaaagcagattgtCTCCCAGCTGCAACTTCTGTGGTCCCTCCTTATTCCTTGCATAGATTTGTTCTAAGCCcccagtggatgcctgaaacTGCCTACAGCACCAAATCCTACATGACCTACAGTTTTTCCTATGGGAACGCGCATTCTTGTGATAAACATAATTTACAAATTAGATTCCCTAAGAGATGAACTTAGTCTCATATACCAAGACATgacaaactgtattttttttaaataaaaaagattttctgcTGCAATAAAAGTGATAGCACATGGGTAGAAGAAATAGATGAATCGCACCATGAGAAGATAGCCCATGTTCATGGACTGGAATAAATAATACGGTTGAaatgccaatggcctgggaaagcagttgaaatgcCAATCACACAAAGCAAGCTACAGAGTTCATGTGATTCCTGGGGAAATACTGACAttcttcacagaaacagaaaacatgtgaccacagtggccaaagcatTCTTGAGCAGAAAAAGAACGAAGCTGCATGCATTAACACACTTCACTCCCAAAACACACTACATCCTTAGGACTATGACCTGTGCAAATTCTTGGCTACTTGGGCCCTCCGGTGCAATTCAACATGTGCCACAGTTCTGGATAGAGGGCTTATCAGAGAGGCAGTGTGGAAGGAAATGGGGCACACATCGAGACGTTCAACATCACGAGCCATGTGGGAAATGCACACGAGTGATTAGCTATCATCAACCAACTTCATTAGCATGGCTCCAGTCAGAAATACTGGTAGTGCCCACACCGTGAATGATGCTGatgcaaatacaaaaataaataaacccactCTGAAAATCCAGCAATCTTTCCAAAATGAAACCTTCACCCATAACatgactcagcttcctgcagagtcacacTGGTCATACCAAGACCTATACACAGATGTCTATAGcaactttattttattgtaattggATAATGCCTCCCCTTCCCTGCAAGTGCTTGGGGTCTGCcatacccgagtgggagacccagaaaaatctccaggctcctggtttcagaccaaccAAGCTCTAGTTAttggccagttgaggagtgaaccagaggatggaagagcaatctctctgtgtaactttgcccttccaattaaaaataaataaataaataaaacatttaaaaaaaaaaaaacgaagggcCCGGtacgataacgtagtggttaaggtccttgccttgaacgtgctgggatcccatatgcatgctgattctaatcccggcagccctgctccccatccagctccctgcttgtggcctgggaaagcagtcgaggacagcccaaagtcctgggaccctgcactggtgtgggagacccagaagaagctcctggcttaggattggcttagcaccagccgttgcggccgcttggggagtgaaccatcggacggaagatctttctctctttcctcctctctgtatatctgcctttccaataaaaatgagtaaattaaaaaaaaaaatgaagatgcatGGAGGCTTGGCGAGAAAGGGCGCTTGGCCTCCTCTGGGCTCTGCACATAGACCAGCAGAACCATTGTGCTTCTGTTTGCCTGCAAAGCCCTGGGTAAGAACAGCTGAGGGTCCTGGGCAGACCCCGCTCCGGCACAGTCCATGAGTCTAAACCAGgacttttgtgtatgtgtgtggggggtgaaTGGGTGCTAGCTCACTTTAGCACCTTTAGGTGGCACCTGGGTTCAGCACAGCCCCAAAGCCATGGCTGCCTGATACCCttggttctttttctttattgtatCAGGTAATTTTATTGTTGGAGCAGCCCTTTGTAAACCGCAGACACAAGGCACATATCAGCCTTTTACGAGCATTCAGCCTAGGCTTAGATGGGTGGGGCCTCAATGCCGGAGCTGCCTATGCTGTGGAAATGGGACAAGGGCTGGCGCCATGGGGACCACATGGGAACCCTCAGTCCCGCATCCCGCCCTGCACTGCCCGAGTCACGTGATGACAAGGTGTCTGGGCTGGGTCCCTGCTCTGCAGGCTCCACATCTTCCCAGCCCAGGCCTGACGTCATCCTGCCCCACAAGCCCTGAACTGAGGCTGCCTTGATCATGCGTAGGCGACCTGACATCTTGCCACGCGCAAAAACACTCAGAAAATAAccgtgtaggtttttttttttttggttgccaTTTTATTTGGCGGAATGCTTGCTTCGAAAGCTGCCTTACGCATGTGCGTACGTCTGATCTAGTGAACCAGAGTGAGGCCACGGTGGCGAAGGTAGACAGGGTACAGTTGGAAGGTCACTTCTCTGGTTAAGTTGACAAGCCCAGAAGATGACCCCACGCTTAAGGCTCTGGCTGTGTgagttaaaaacaaagaaacaacaaacaaagcaaaatgagGTTGGTGGCAGGCGAGCAGGTTCCTTCCTGGGTTGGTCACTCTTGGGGAGGGCTAGCAGGCCCCCTCGGGTGTGCCACTCTCCTGGTATACCAGCTGCTTCTCTCTAACCCCAGGAAGGACCATAGCCGTCACAGCCTGCCCCTCTCACAGCAGACATCTTTTTAAAGACAGGGATTACGAGGTTCAAAACTATGGCCATCCGGGCTTCCTCCTGGGCCTGGCCAGCGCCATCTCCTGCTTATCTTTTCTGCATCCATGTCAGGTTTGgcgtcctggtttcagatcttgGCAGGCCCCCTCTTGATGTGCCCACCTGGAGCCCGGGAGTCGGGGTCAAGGGGGCGCTCAGAGCGGGATCATGAACCGCATCTCCTTCTCGTAGACGTCCGGGATCATGCCCATCGGGGAGCTGACCATGTGCACCGTGTTCTTGCCGAACAGCTGCAGCTCGTAGTGGATGAGCTGCTCCCAGAAGCCCACGTTGGGCCGGATGATGGGCCGGCACGATTTGGCCCATGAGTGGGCGTCCAGCAGGGACATGGCGTGGTACTTCATGAGGTAGGCGAGGCACAGGGCTGCCGAACGGCTCACGCCCGCGGCGCAGTGCAGCAGCGTGCGGCCTTGCTTCAGCTCCACGCGGTGGATGTGGTCGGCCACGGGGTCGAAGAAGCCGCAGAGGTGGGAGCTGGGCGCGTCGGCCACGGGCACGTGCAGGTACTCGATGTTTTCGTAGAAAACGTTCATGATCTCCAGCGACACGTTGATGACCGTGGTGATGTGATGGCTGGCCAGCAGCAGTTTGTTGTTGGCGGCCGCGCCGTTGCTGATGTACAGACTCCTGGTGATCTGCGAGAAGCCGCAGAGCGAGGGCGGGCGCAGCGGCTGCACGGGGAAGGCGCACGAGGCTGCGGTCATCCAGGCGGCGGAGGTGGATGTGGCAGAGGTGGTGGTAGCTCAGAAGGAGGCAGGGCGCGAGGGCAGCATAGTTCGGCGTGCAAAACTGCAAGGGGTCGGGGAGGCAGAGAGGCGCACTGAGCCAGGGCGTAACCCCAAAGTAGAGGGGTGTACAGCATTCCTCAGGGGGGAACATCAGGCTGGATGGCCCAGAGAACTCAAACACCCACACCTACTCACGTCCCTCCCACCCGGTCCCCTTTAGGCGCACAACTAACAGCGGGTCCCGTGtccactgcccttcaggacaaagggGAGCTGCTGTCTCCCCTGGAATAGGCTAACACGCCTGAGTCCCTCCCTTTGAAAAAtctctctacttcctgtccattATGGATAAGCAGAAGCCACTTGAAGGGTCTCTTGCAGTCCTCTTGCTTGGTGACCCTACACCATAGCCTCCCATCATCCCCCCTCTCACCCTCTCAAACCGGAACCTGGGACCAGGAAGCGCTGTCCTGGGGAGTCACGGTGGCCTTAGGGTTTGGCACAAGGGCAGAGAGGGTCCTGACCTCTCGCTTCCAGGGTCCATCTCTCTTCTGGGAGAGGCCCCATGGACATATCCATGTCACGTGGTCCTccaccctcccctctccctggggGGGAAGGGAGTGGCTGAGAGCTTCCGGGAGGCCAGAATAATGGACACCCTAGCAACCCCGGcaagggtggtgggtgggtgagGGACGGAGAGGAATGCAGGGGGTGTTGCACCCCAGGGAGGGGCCATCTCACGTTGCCTTCTCCTACCGAGAGAAATCTCAGGGCCGTCACTCgctccctgcccagccaggcTGCAAAAAGCCGCACACAGGGAGCGTGGAGAGGGcagaaatgcaaagcaaaaagGGATTCGGGCTGGGCGAGGGTGGCTGTGGGGCGTGGGCAGGGAGAAGACGCCCGCAAGCTTCCCTCCCCGGCCCCCCGGGAGCCGCCTCACCTCTCGTCCGCAGGAGGGCTGGCGGGGGAGGAAGGGAAGCGGGCGCGGCGCCGAGTCTTAGGAGAAGGTCTCGAGGAGATATCACTACAGTCACGATGCGAGGGCCACCGCCACCCTTGCCGGCCTAGCgctctggtttccatggcaacgaccCCCGGTCGCGATCCAGGAAGAATCCGGGATGGCTTGTTGGGCCTTCGCAGAAATCACGCCCCTGGTTCACCAGGTGATCGGTCCCCGCGATCGCGATCGCACCAGGGGCCGACAAGCAAGCCTCGGGGGCGACGAGGCCGCGTGGCTTCAGCCCACCTCAGCCCACTCCATCCCCCCCAGTCCGTCTCCACGGCAACGCGCCGGGTAACCGCATGGCGACCGCCGAGGGACAATCTTGTGGCTTTCGGAGCCTCGCGCTCAGGCCACGCCCCCACCCGACCTAGGCCCCGCCCCAGTCCGGATCCGGGTCCCGCCCTTCCCGGCCGAGGCCACGCCTGAAGCCCCGCCCGGCCCGGCCTAAGCCCCGCCCCTGCCTAGACCACGCCCACACTATACGGTTCCGCCCAGGCCACGCCCTTCGCGTGCG is a window encoding:
- the DUSP18 gene encoding dual specificity protein phosphatase 18, which translates into the protein MTAASCAFPVQPLRPPSLCGFSQITRSLYISNGAAANNKLLLASHHITTVINVSLEIMNVFYENIEYLHVPVADAPSSHLCGFFDPVADHIHRVELKQGRTLLHCAAGVSRSAALCLAYLMKYHAMSLLDAHSWAKSCRPIIRPNVGFWEQLIHYELQLFGKNTVHMVSSPMGMIPDVYEKEMRFMIPL